The window CCATTTTTCATTTCTGCTTTTAAAAATTATTATTGAATCAACATCTTTTCTAATAGTGTTTTCTAATTCTTTTTTTAATTTGAAAAGTTGTGATTTTGTTAACTCCCCTTCAAATACTGATTTTTGAACATGGAATAAGTACTTTTTACAAATTTTGAAAACTTTTGATAAAACTTTT of the Thermosipho atlanticus DSM 15807 genome contains:
- the cas2 gene encoding CRISPR-associated endonuclease Cas2 → MYVILIYDINTEKNQKVLSKVFKICKKYLFHVQKSVFEGELTKSQLFKLKKELENTIRKDVDSIIIFKSRNEKWLSKDFLGKSETSTDNLL